One Nesterenkonia populi DNA window includes the following coding sequences:
- a CDS encoding DUF3000 domain-containing protein, translated as MSVFGPAAEAAARRVSAAAGRASDAPAAERLPGSFLSALHQLRSARPRAEALVEEVPAPVKLAPYAVALRAEVLNAAPDPGSSAPRLRPVNNDEETLAVGRFILLHDPAGQESWGGTFRVVIYIRAELEPEMGNDPLLAEVAWTWLSDSLAQHGVRHSAAGGTATRILSESFGSLRARQSTNDVELRASWTPAGEGFDSHLEAWADMVCSFAGLPPLPDGVLAMPHIRRN; from the coding sequence GTGAGTGTTTTCGGGCCCGCCGCTGAGGCTGCCGCCCGCCGGGTGTCCGCCGCGGCCGGTCGCGCCTCAGACGCCCCTGCGGCAGAGCGCCTGCCCGGCAGCTTCCTCTCCGCCCTGCATCAGCTGCGCAGCGCCCGACCGCGGGCCGAGGCCCTGGTGGAGGAGGTTCCTGCGCCGGTGAAGCTCGCTCCCTACGCCGTGGCTCTGCGCGCAGAGGTCCTCAACGCGGCGCCTGACCCGGGCAGCTCCGCTCCCCGCCTGCGGCCGGTCAACAATGACGAGGAGACCCTGGCCGTGGGCCGGTTCATCCTCCTGCACGATCCTGCGGGCCAGGAGTCCTGGGGCGGGACCTTCCGAGTGGTCATCTACATCCGGGCGGAGCTGGAGCCGGAGATGGGCAACGACCCGCTGCTGGCTGAGGTCGCCTGGACCTGGCTGTCTGACTCCCTGGCTCAGCACGGCGTCAGGCACAGCGCCGCGGGCGGAACAGCCACCCGGATCCTGTCCGAATCGTTCGGGTCCCTGCGTGCCCGGCAGTCCACCAACGACGTCGAGCTGCGGGCCTCCTGGACACCGGCCGGGGAGGGCTTCGACTCCCACCTGGAGGCATGGGCTGACATGGTCTGCTCCTTCGCGGGGCTCCCCCCGCTGCCCGACGGCGTCCTGGCCATGCCGCACATCCGGAGGAACTAA
- a CDS encoding HRDC domain-containing protein, translated as MPQNDVAHEPPLLTEPKDGVPAVISTARGLRRAADGLAAGTGPVAVDAERASGFRYGQRAFLVQLKREGSGIWLIDPEAFTEQTPLSPVQEALGDAEWILHASTQDLPCLADAGMHPHRLFDTEHAARLAGLPKVGLGAVTEQLLGVRLAKEHSAADWSKRPLPEDWLRYAALDVELLVELRGKLQELLAEQGKSDWAEQEFEYLRTFKPAQLPPEERWRKTTGLNRLKSPRKLAILRELWNARESLAESKDIAPGHLLPDSALVAAADAQPRTVPQLLDVPGFHGRAAKREAPRWLRAVQNGAKAEDQPVKQGRGSGGPPPPRTWRDRSPEAFAQFRTARARVHRHAESISVMPETLLAPAVLKQLCWSPPESVDLETVSSAMAELGARPWQVDQTAAIVAVAMLDPDPVGE; from the coding sequence ATGCCCCAGAACGACGTGGCCCACGAGCCGCCGCTGCTGACCGAGCCGAAGGACGGGGTGCCTGCGGTGATCAGCACTGCTCGCGGCCTCCGGCGGGCAGCTGATGGTCTGGCAGCAGGCACCGGACCCGTGGCGGTGGACGCCGAGCGGGCCTCCGGCTTCCGGTACGGGCAGCGTGCGTTCCTCGTGCAGCTCAAGCGTGAGGGCTCCGGAATCTGGCTGATCGACCCGGAGGCGTTCACCGAGCAGACTCCCCTCTCTCCCGTCCAGGAGGCGCTCGGGGACGCCGAGTGGATCCTCCACGCCTCCACCCAGGACCTCCCCTGCTTGGCTGATGCAGGAATGCACCCGCACCGGCTCTTCGACACTGAGCACGCAGCCCGGCTCGCCGGGCTGCCGAAGGTAGGCCTCGGGGCAGTGACCGAGCAGCTGCTCGGTGTGCGGCTCGCCAAGGAGCATTCCGCTGCTGATTGGTCGAAACGTCCGCTGCCGGAGGACTGGCTTCGCTACGCAGCCCTCGACGTCGAGCTGCTGGTGGAGCTCAGGGGGAAGCTGCAGGAGCTCCTCGCCGAGCAGGGCAAGTCCGACTGGGCCGAGCAGGAGTTCGAGTACCTCCGGACCTTCAAGCCCGCCCAGCTGCCCCCTGAGGAGCGATGGCGGAAGACCACCGGGCTCAATAGGCTGAAGTCCCCGCGGAAGCTGGCCATCCTGCGCGAACTGTGGAACGCCCGGGAGTCCCTTGCTGAGAGCAAGGACATCGCACCAGGGCACCTCCTGCCTGACTCGGCCCTGGTGGCCGCCGCGGATGCGCAGCCGCGCACCGTCCCCCAGCTGCTGGATGTCCCAGGCTTCCATGGCCGCGCGGCCAAGCGGGAGGCGCCCCGATGGCTGCGAGCGGTCCAGAACGGCGCCAAGGCCGAGGATCAGCCGGTCAAGCAGGGCAGAGGCTCGGGCGGCCCTCCCCCACCGCGAACCTGGCGGGATCGGAGCCCGGAGGCGTTCGCGCAGTTCCGCACCGCTCGGGCGCGGGTGCACCGGCATGCTGAGAGCATCAGCGTGATGCCCGAGACGCTGCTGGCGCCGGCAGTGCTGAAGCAGCTCTGCTGGAGCCCGCCGGAGTCTGTCGATCTTGAGACGGTCAGCTCCGCCATGGCGGAGCTGGGGGCGCGCCCCTGGCAGGTCGACCAGACGGCCGCGATCGTTGCCGTGGCAATGCTGGACCCTGACCCAGTGGGCGAGTGA
- a CDS encoding ubiquinol-cytochrome c reductase iron-sulfur subunit: MSCSAGGCAPRRDFLKATALSGAALALAACGGGGSEDPDAERLWTDVAPEENLPAGEAGVAEVGDRMLLVYRPDEESVMVFSSVCPHEGCAVGMDGEHFECPCHGSQFEFTGERIAGPAQEDLTSYEAEITEGMIRARL; the protein is encoded by the coding sequence ATGAGCTGTTCGGCGGGCGGGTGCGCGCCCCGGCGCGACTTTCTGAAGGCGACCGCCCTGAGCGGAGCGGCCCTGGCTCTTGCCGCATGCGGCGGAGGCGGCTCAGAGGATCCGGACGCTGAGCGTCTGTGGACAGATGTTGCTCCCGAGGAGAACCTTCCAGCCGGTGAGGCGGGGGTCGCTGAGGTCGGTGACCGGATGCTGCTGGTCTACCGCCCTGATGAGGAGAGCGTGATGGTCTTCTCATCGGTATGCCCGCATGAGGGCTGCGCCGTGGGGATGGATGGGGAGCATTTTGAGTGCCCCTGCCACGGTTCCCAGTTCGAGTTCACGGGCGAACGCATCGCCGGCCCCGCGCAGGAGGACCTGACCTCCTACGAGGCAGAGATCACCGAGGGAATGATCCGCGCCCGCCTCTGA
- the dxs gene encoding 1-deoxy-D-xylulose-5-phosphate synthase yields the protein MSILPTIGSPQDLSRLSAEQLERLAEETRAFLIANVSATGGHLGPNLGVVELTLAIHRVFDSPRDSIIFDTGHQSYVHKLVTGRQDFTTLRKQGGLSGYPERSESPHDIVQSSHASSSLSWADGISRAYQLRGEGDRFVIPVIGDGALTGGMAWEAVNNIAADKDRRVVIVVNDNGRSYAPTVGGLADQLYKLRRGVLDKVRTHRVYENLLDGTKHRLQDGGPMSQMVYRSLHAAKKGAKDFWNPQGLFEDLGIKYIGPIDGHDQAALEEALTDARNYGGPVLVHAMTEKGRGYAPARADEADQMHAVGVIDPETGDPVSRGSARSWTSVFEEEIAAIAEEREDVVALTGAMMTPVGLSTMAARFPERVYDVGIAEQHAVTSAAGLAYGGLHPVIAVYATFLNRAFDQLLMDVALHRAGVTLVLDRAGVTGPDGPSHHGMWDLSLLQIVPGLRIAAPRDSTRLREELREAVAVEDAPTVVRFSKGSVNDELGALERFDDGVDVLHASTAPQDGVYSNDVLVVSVGTMGELSLDLAKRLEDQGITATVVDPRWVLPVPASVVSLAARHRIVVCIEDGVKAGGVGSRIRQEMRASGVDTALNEVGLPVEFLAHGSRDQVLERVGLTAAQIAQDTVAQVLGTKVPFARRLPGEDLPTGEIPIFQQRPR from the coding sequence ATGAGCATTCTGCCCACCATCGGGTCTCCGCAGGACCTGAGCCGCCTCAGCGCCGAGCAGCTCGAGCGCCTTGCGGAAGAGACCCGCGCCTTCCTCATCGCCAACGTTTCGGCCACCGGCGGACACCTGGGGCCCAACCTCGGCGTCGTGGAGCTGACCCTGGCCATCCACCGGGTGTTCGACTCCCCGCGGGACTCAATCATCTTCGACACCGGCCACCAGTCCTACGTGCATAAGCTGGTCACCGGCCGTCAGGATTTCACCACTCTGCGCAAGCAGGGCGGGCTCTCCGGCTACCCGGAGCGGTCTGAGTCGCCTCACGACATCGTTCAGTCCTCCCACGCCTCCTCATCCCTCTCGTGGGCGGACGGCATCTCCCGGGCCTACCAGCTGCGGGGGGAGGGAGATCGCTTCGTGATCCCCGTCATCGGCGACGGCGCGCTCACCGGCGGCATGGCATGGGAGGCCGTCAACAACATCGCGGCGGACAAGGACCGGCGGGTGGTGATCGTCGTCAACGACAACGGCCGCTCCTACGCCCCGACGGTGGGCGGGCTGGCGGACCAGCTCTACAAACTGAGGCGCGGTGTCCTCGACAAGGTGCGCACTCACCGTGTCTACGAGAACCTGCTGGACGGCACGAAGCATCGGCTGCAGGACGGCGGCCCGATGTCGCAGATGGTCTACCGCAGCCTGCACGCCGCCAAGAAGGGCGCGAAGGACTTCTGGAACCCGCAGGGGCTCTTCGAGGACCTGGGCATCAAGTACATCGGCCCCATCGATGGGCATGACCAGGCGGCCCTCGAGGAGGCGCTCACCGACGCCCGCAATTACGGCGGCCCGGTGCTGGTCCATGCGATGACGGAGAAGGGGCGCGGCTATGCGCCTGCCCGAGCCGACGAGGCTGATCAGATGCACGCCGTCGGCGTCATCGACCCTGAGACCGGGGACCCGGTCTCCCGGGGCTCGGCGCGCTCTTGGACGTCGGTGTTCGAGGAGGAGATCGCCGCCATCGCTGAGGAGCGTGAGGACGTCGTCGCGCTCACCGGCGCCATGATGACCCCCGTGGGCCTCTCCACGATGGCGGCGCGCTTCCCCGAGCGTGTCTACGACGTCGGGATCGCCGAGCAGCACGCGGTCACCTCGGCCGCGGGTCTGGCCTACGGCGGGCTTCACCCTGTGATCGCTGTGTACGCGACCTTCCTGAATCGCGCCTTCGACCAGCTGCTGATGGACGTGGCGCTGCACAGGGCCGGGGTCACCCTGGTGCTGGACCGTGCCGGTGTGACAGGTCCCGACGGTCCGAGCCACCACGGCATGTGGGACCTGTCTCTGCTGCAGATCGTCCCGGGCCTGCGGATTGCGGCGCCGCGGGACTCCACCCGCCTGCGGGAGGAGCTGCGCGAGGCGGTGGCCGTGGAGGACGCGCCCACTGTGGTCCGGTTCTCCAAGGGTTCGGTCAATGACGAGCTGGGCGCCCTGGAGCGGTTCGATGATGGGGTGGACGTGCTCCACGCCAGCACCGCGCCCCAGGACGGCGTGTACTCCAACGATGTGCTCGTCGTCTCGGTGGGCACCATGGGGGAGCTGTCCCTGGATCTTGCCAAGCGTCTGGAGGACCAGGGCATCACTGCCACTGTGGTCGATCCGCGCTGGGTGCTGCCGGTGCCTGCCTCGGTGGTGTCCCTTGCTGCTCGGCATCGGATCGTCGTCTGCATCGAGGACGGCGTGAAGGCCGGGGGAGTGGGCTCCCGGATTCGCCAGGAGATGCGTGCCTCCGGGGTGGACACTGCCCTGAATGAGGTGGGCCTGCCGGTGGAGTTCTTGGCGCACGGCTCCCGGGACCAGGTGCTGGAGCGGGTCGGCCTCACTGCCGCGCAGATCGCTCAGGACACCGTCGCCCAGGTGCTCGGCACCAAGGTTCCGTTTGCACGTCGGCTGCCCGGAGAGGACTTGCCCACCGGGGAGATTCCGATCTTCCAGCAGCGCCCCCGCTGA